A stretch of DNA from Anaerobiospirillum thomasii:
GATACCTACTAGCTCTTAACCTACAGAATAGTATTGGAGTTGCTGCAACGAAACGGTCATATAAGGATTGATTCATTTCGATGCTGGCGAGTTTAACAGTAAATACGCATAAACAAAATTAACATTGTATTTTCAACAAGGTCAGAGGTCACTGTGAAGCCGACAACATCAAAAAAAAATCATAAAAAAGTCAAAGGGACCATTTATAGAGAAAAAACTGTAAGCAAAGAGTTTAAGTGTTCCCTAGACTTATCTGCACCCTAATTACGAGGCATGGCTTCACATCTAATCCAGAAATTGCCAACAAATATGGAATCTCTTTACCAACGGCTATTTCATATACAAAAGAGCTGACAGATCGAGGAGTGATAATTGCTGATGGCAAAATGCTCTCTACTGGAGGTAAAAAGGCAACTAAGTTAACATTCAACCCAGATCATATTATCTCCTTAGGCATCGACATCAAAAAAGAGTCATATGTTTTTTGTGCAATCGACTTTTGTAACAACATAGTACATATGGAATCCATAAATGAGGTCTTTGAATTTAAGGAAAAATACTTCTCCAAGCTAATAGCTGAATTTAAATGTTTCAAAAATAAAGTTATTGATCTAAAGTCAAATATTTCGATCAATAGAGGTCTCGGTATCAGCATTCCTGCAGGAATTATTAATCCTCCTATGGAGGCTCAATCCCATGCATTAAAGCTCGATTTTGTGGATTTGGGTGAGTTTTTAAAGATAGATGAGCATGATCTTTTTTTAATTAACGACTCAAACGCAGGAGCTATTGCAGAAACTAGTACTTATAGCAATGCTGCCAGCTTTATTTATCTATCTCTAGCCAAAACTGTAGGAAGTGGAATTGTAGTTCTAGGTAGACTGATGGAAGGTCTTAACAATAGAACTGGTGAGGTTGGACATTTAACCTTGGTTCCTAACGGAAGACTATGCTATTGCGGAAAGGAAGGATGTGTTGATCCATATTTAAATGAAAGTGCGTTACTTTCTGGTATAGATAAAAATATCGAAGAATTTTTTATAAATTTAAACACTAATCCTAGTTTAAATAGACTTGAAAGTTATAACCGATATATTAAGTATCTTGCAATTCTGATAAATAATCTAAA
This window harbors:
- a CDS encoding ROK family transcriptional regulator; the encoded protein is MFPRLICTLITRHGFTSNPEIANKYGISLPTAISYTKELTDRGVIIADGKMLSTGGKKATKLTFNPDHIISLGIDIKKESYVFCAIDFCNNIVHMESINEVFEFKEKYFSKLIAEFKCFKNKVIDLKSNISINRGLGISIPAGIINPPMEAQSHALKLDFVDLGEFLKIDEHDLFLINDSNAGAIAETSTYSNAASFIYLSLAKTVGSGIVVLGRLMEGLNNRTGEVGHLTLVPNGRLCYCGKEGCVDPYLNESALLSGIDKNIEEFFINLNTNPSLNRLESYNRYIKYLAILINNLNNALDVKIILGGTIGPHLYDRLDILQNEIMRIASYPIDNIFLKPTIFEQPAAFGAAFAARKKHIKNL